A single genomic interval of uncultured Desulfobacter sp. harbors:
- a CDS encoding ABC transporter permease, translating to MTFLVEGFLKAMELLISGDISTWSAVSATLKASTGSMLISLLTGLPCGFVLGYFDFRFKRSIRTVLDTLLALPTVCVGLIVYAFISSKGPLGDMGLLFTLTGIAVGQTILAFPVVTAITASIIENIDPALKLTLISLGAGKKNIILTCLWEVRFGILAAAVTAYGRVLTEVGISMIVGGNIKYHTRTMTTAIALETNKGLFADGIALGIVLMIIAFTVNLSLSFLRKR from the coding sequence ATGACATTTCTGGTTGAAGGTTTTCTTAAGGCGATGGAACTGCTGATCAGCGGGGATATCTCTACCTGGTCGGCAGTTTCAGCTACCCTCAAAGCCTCGACCGGGTCTATGCTGATCAGTCTTTTAACCGGGCTGCCCTGCGGTTTTGTTCTGGGATACTTTGATTTCCGGTTTAAACGCTCGATAAGAACGGTTTTAGACACTCTTTTGGCCCTGCCGACCGTCTGTGTAGGGCTGATTGTCTATGCATTTATCTCTTCCAAAGGTCCTTTAGGCGATATGGGCCTTTTATTTACCCTGACCGGTATTGCCGTGGGCCAAACCATCCTGGCATTTCCTGTGGTGACGGCAATCACGGCCTCCATCATTGAGAACATCGATCCGGCTCTGAAGCTGACGCTGATTTCTTTAGGTGCAGGAAAAAAAAATATCATTTTGACCTGCCTTTGGGAGGTCAGGTTTGGTATTCTTGCCGCCGCTGTTACGGCATACGGCCGTGTTCTTACCGAGGTAGGCATCTCCATGATTGTGGGCGGAAATATAAAATATCACACCCGGACCATGACCACAGCCATTGCCCTGGAAACCAACAAAGGCCTGTTTGCCGACGGCATTGCGTTGGGCATTGTTTTGATGATAATCGCATTTACGGTAAACCTAAGTCTTTCTTTTCTAAGAAAAAGATAG
- a CDS encoding FAD-dependent oxidoreductase yields the protein MAKKIIIIGAVALGPKVASRLRRLDPDCKITLIDRDSLISYGGCGIPYYIGGDIGEIEELYSTTAHQPRDPEFFRTVKGVDVLTRVEAIGIDRRNKLLKVRHLEDGTESEMPYDKLVIGTGGAPFTPPIPGADLPGVYPVANLHHAKAIKELISSGAVGNAVVIGAGAIGVEMAEALTDLWGVETTLVEMAPHVLPTAIGPNIALIVEKELENNEVDVKIGAQVTKILGDAENGVTGVEVSGELIECDLVIMAVGVRPNTVFAAEAGLAVGHGGSLIVDKNLRTSDPDIYAGGDCIEMRNLLSGAHLPTPLGSLANRQGRIIATNIFGKSAQFDGSVGTFCIKVFGIGVATAGLTIHQAKAAGFDPVHSVVAQFDRAHFYPNSKFMFIQLIADRSSRRVLGVEAVGEQIDAVKARVDAVVPLLHKGMNVDEVCTLEVGYAPPFASAMDVINNAGNALDNILDGRNSPIDWPEFIDLFKKGEITVVDLRERVEAQPFIDKYGADRWIFLPQTELRERYNELPKDKDLCLFCGTGARSFECQRILNQNGFTRIQNLQGGYAIIRATDPDFIPEGG from the coding sequence ATGGCAAAAAAAATCATTATTATTGGCGCGGTGGCTTTAGGCCCCAAAGTGGCCAGTCGTCTTAGACGGCTTGATCCTGATTGTAAAATAACACTTATTGACAGGGACAGTTTAATTTCATACGGCGGGTGTGGTATTCCTTACTATATCGGCGGAGACATTGGAGAAATTGAAGAATTATACTCCACCACGGCCCACCAACCCAGGGATCCTGAATTTTTCCGTACAGTCAAGGGTGTTGATGTACTTACCCGGGTGGAAGCCATCGGCATTGACCGGAGAAACAAACTGCTGAAAGTCCGTCATCTTGAAGACGGAACCGAGTCGGAAATGCCCTATGACAAACTGGTCATTGGCACGGGCGGTGCGCCTTTCACCCCACCCATCCCCGGCGCTGACCTGCCGGGCGTATACCCTGTAGCCAACCTCCACCATGCCAAAGCTATCAAAGAGTTGATCAGTTCGGGTGCCGTAGGAAACGCCGTGGTCATCGGTGCCGGAGCCATAGGTGTTGAAATGGCCGAGGCTCTGACCGATCTGTGGGGCGTGGAAACCACCCTGGTAGAAATGGCCCCACATGTGCTGCCCACTGCCATTGGTCCCAATATTGCCCTCATTGTTGAAAAAGAACTTGAGAACAATGAGGTGGATGTTAAAATCGGCGCCCAGGTCACCAAAATCCTTGGGGATGCCGAAAACGGTGTCACCGGGGTTGAGGTCAGCGGCGAACTGATTGAATGTGACCTTGTGATCATGGCCGTGGGTGTTCGCCCCAACACGGTATTTGCCGCAGAAGCAGGCCTGGCTGTGGGCCATGGCGGTTCCCTGATCGTGGATAAAAATTTAAGAACCAGTGACCCGGATATTTATGCAGGCGGCGACTGCATTGAAATGCGCAATCTGTTATCCGGCGCTCATCTCCCCACGCCTTTGGGCTCCCTTGCCAATCGCCAGGGCCGGATTATTGCCACCAACATCTTTGGCAAGTCTGCCCAATTTGACGGCAGTGTGGGCACCTTCTGCATCAAGGTGTTCGGCATAGGCGTAGCCACAGCAGGCCTGACCATCCACCAGGCCAAAGCAGCCGGATTTGATCCGGTTCACTCTGTGGTGGCTCAGTTTGACCGGGCCCATTTCTATCCCAACTCAAAATTCATGTTTATCCAGCTCATTGCCGACAGAAGCAGCCGCAGGGTTTTGGGCGTGGAAGCCGTGGGGGAACAGATTGACGCTGTCAAGGCCAGGGTGGATGCAGTGGTGCCGCTGCTGCACAAAGGCATGAATGTAGATGAGGTATGCACCTTAGAAGTGGGCTATGCACCGCCATTTGCATCTGCCATGGATGTGATCAACAATGCCGGCAATGCGCTGGATAATATTCTGGACGGCAGAAACTCCCCCATTGACTGGCCTGAATTTATTGACCTGTTCAAAAAAGGTGAAATCACGGTGGTGGATTTAAGAGAACGTGTGGAAGCCCAGCCGTTTATCGACAAATACGGAGCAGACCGCTGGATATTCCTGCCCCAGACTGAGTTGCGCGAACGCTATAATGAACTTCCCAAAGACAAAGACCTCTGTCTTTTCTGCGGCACAGGCGCCAGATCTTTTGAATGCCAGAGAATCCTGAACCAGAACGGATTCACCCGCATTCAAAATCTTCAGGGTGGATATGCCATCATCAGGGCCACTGATCCGGATTTCATTCCCGAGGGAGGCTAA
- a CDS encoding substrate-binding domain-containing protein has protein sequence MRIKKILTLVITSIMILSCAVTVQASEKNELMMATTTSTDNTGLLDYLIPFFTQETGITLKWTATGTGKALRLGQNCDVDVLLVHAPPAEKAYIANGFGKDRREIMYNDFVIIGPKSDPAGLKGKEISQALSAIKTSNAFFISRGDDSGTNKKEKLLWKNAGIALPDKEKWYVQTGQGMLATINVTQEKNGYTMTDRGTYIKYQDQLGGHAPLTIMVEGDDILLNQYAVLTLNPENCPNAKYDLAIKFSDWMASDSAQTKIGEFRLLGKTLFIPNAK, from the coding sequence ATGAGAATTAAAAAAATTTTAACGTTGGTGATTACCTCCATTATGATCCTATCCTGCGCAGTTACGGTGCAGGCAAGCGAAAAAAACGAATTAATGATGGCCACAACCACCTCCACAGACAACACAGGCCTGCTTGATTATCTTATTCCTTTTTTTACACAGGAAACCGGCATCACACTGAAATGGACGGCCACGGGAACGGGCAAAGCCTTGAGACTTGGTCAAAACTGTGATGTGGATGTCCTGCTGGTCCATGCCCCCCCGGCAGAAAAGGCATATATAGCCAATGGTTTCGGTAAAGACCGGCGTGAAATAATGTATAATGATTTTGTGATCATCGGTCCCAAATCAGACCCGGCCGGCTTAAAAGGCAAAGAGATTTCCCAGGCCCTGTCAGCCATCAAAACAAGCAACGCTTTTTTCATAAGCCGGGGGGATGATTCCGGTACCAACAAGAAAGAGAAACTGCTCTGGAAAAATGCAGGCATTGCATTGCCGGACAAGGAAAAATGGTACGTTCAAACTGGTCAGGGTATGCTGGCCACCATCAATGTTACCCAGGAAAAAAACGGCTACACCATGACCGACCGCGGAACCTATATCAAATACCAGGACCAGCTGGGCGGGCATGCCCCTTTGACCATAATGGTGGAAGGCGACGACATCCTTTTGAACCAATACGCAGTGCTGACCCTGAATCCTGAGAACTGCCCTAATGCCAAATATGACCTGGCTATAAAGTTTTCCGACTGGATGGCCTCCGACTCTGCCCAAACTAAAATCGGCGAATTCCGACTTTTGGGGAAAACACTGTTTATCCCCAATGCTAAATAG
- a CDS encoding ATP-binding cassette domain-containing protein, translating to MITPAPLYTLCRICHYYGSKKVLDIDEFSIPAGSILGLSGPNGSGKSTFIKLLAFAMAPSQGEIRFNGRKEYPMSARVRSRVTLMTQTPYLLKRSVLDNVVYGLKIRKDTKNLKQRAARALAAVGLDFDEFHTRAWHQLSGGEAQRVALAARLILKPRALLLDEPVASVDAESARLIRKASLAARDKWGCTLIIVSHDLAWLNACSDTRISMEKGRIFSPKEEIILPPPYQAVTSGSAVNWILPLGNGRHISLPDKAGRTALIPAERINITQEIENQSNEKNQIPVLVTRMALEPKTGRIEVDFNTDTFGVTLLLSKEQAGALDLQPGKKRSLVFRTQDILWR from the coding sequence ATGATCACCCCTGCACCTTTATACACCCTTTGCCGCATCTGCCATTACTACGGCAGTAAAAAGGTGCTGGATATTGACGAATTCAGCATCCCGGCCGGCAGTATTTTAGGCTTATCCGGACCCAACGGCAGCGGAAAAAGCACGTTTATAAAGCTACTGGCATTTGCCATGGCCCCCAGCCAAGGCGAAATCCGTTTTAACGGCCGCAAGGAATACCCCATGTCCGCCAGGGTGCGATCCAGAGTCACCCTGATGACCCAGACGCCCTATCTGCTCAAACGTTCGGTTCTGGATAATGTTGTCTACGGTCTTAAAATCAGGAAAGATACAAAAAATTTAAAACAGAGGGCGGCCCGGGCACTGGCCGCGGTCGGTCTGGACTTTGATGAGTTTCACACCAGGGCCTGGCATCAATTGTCCGGCGGTGAAGCCCAGCGGGTGGCCCTGGCGGCACGCCTGATCCTTAAGCCCCGAGCACTGCTGTTGGACGAACCTGTGGCCAGCGTGGACGCGGAAAGCGCACGCCTCATTCGAAAGGCTTCTTTGGCGGCCCGGGACAAATGGGGCTGTACCTTGATCATTGTCAGCCACGACCTGGCCTGGCTCAATGCCTGCAGCGACACCCGGATCTCAATGGAAAAAGGCCGGATCTTTTCCCCCAAGGAGGAAATCATACTGCCCCCACCTTACCAGGCAGTGACGTCCGGCAGCGCCGTCAATTGGATTCTTCCGCTGGGCAACGGACGGCATATCAGCTTGCCTGACAAAGCCGGCAGGACAGCCCTGATCCCGGCGGAAAGAATCAACATCACCCAGGAAATTGAAAACCAGTCCAACGAAAAAAACCAGATCCCGGTCCTGGTCACCCGAATGGCACTGGAACCGAAAACCGGCCGCATTGAGGTGGACTTTAACACAGACACCTTCGGGGTGACCCTTTTATTATCAAAAGAACAAGCCGGGGCATTAGACCTGCAGCCTGGAAAAAAGAGATCTCTGGTCTTCAGGACCCAGGATATTCTCTGGCGTTAG
- a CDS encoding tetrathionate reductase family octaheme c-type cytochrome, whose amino-acid sequence MMKQMRNLLVFLLFTLFMLSAGPLPCTASTGPSQEELAPGRVLAKQAVKEKKRWITADHSKFEILQQEFFSGPEVTAACLTCHNEAALQFHKTIHWTWKAPGKDPETPLGKGGLSVNNFUINAQSNEARCTSCHAGYGWKDKNFDFTDQTKVDCLVCHETTGTYKKFPSGAGHPAKETKVFKGNKKTYHPPEWNKVAQSVGLPGRKNCGACHFYGGGGDGVKHGDLDSSLIKPDKHLDVHMGTDGQNFNCTRCHSTSEHHIAGRIYTRPAAENKKSLIEDDLTSKITCVSCHGREPHQHNAKANDHTDRVACQSCHIPNYARINPTKMNWDWSVAGKKKDGKPYTLKDELGKPAYVTKKGAFKWEKNVVPEYFWYNGSIDHLTLKDTIDPSGEVVISKPAGDMTDETSRIFPFKVHRAKIPYDKINKKLVAPHLFPKDKTDKAAYWKGFDWNAAIRYGQEYLDLPYSGEYDFVETSYVFPITHMVAPRDNVLSCTECHVKDTGRLATLTGFYMPGRDHFAMMDWAGWILVIGSFAGVTLHGLGRFFTRSGKH is encoded by the coding sequence ATGATGAAACAAATGCGAAATCTTTTAGTTTTCCTGCTATTCACGTTGTTCATGCTATCGGCTGGTCCTTTGCCTTGCACGGCATCCACAGGCCCCAGTCAAGAAGAACTGGCCCCCGGCAGGGTCCTTGCGAAACAGGCCGTAAAAGAGAAAAAACGCTGGATCACTGCGGACCACTCAAAATTTGAGATCCTGCAGCAGGAATTTTTTTCAGGCCCGGAAGTGACGGCAGCCTGCCTAACCTGCCATAATGAGGCGGCATTGCAGTTTCATAAAACCATTCACTGGACCTGGAAAGCACCGGGAAAAGATCCTGAAACACCATTGGGGAAAGGCGGGTTATCCGTCAACAACTTCTGAATCAACGCCCAGAGCAACGAGGCTCGTTGCACATCATGCCATGCAGGATACGGTTGGAAAGACAAAAACTTTGATTTTACCGATCAAACCAAGGTGGACTGCCTTGTCTGCCACGAAACCACCGGCACGTACAAAAAATTCCCATCCGGGGCCGGCCATCCGGCCAAGGAAACCAAAGTATTTAAAGGAAACAAAAAAACTTACCATCCGCCGGAGTGGAACAAAGTGGCCCAAAGCGTTGGCCTACCCGGGCGTAAAAACTGCGGCGCATGCCATTTCTACGGTGGCGGCGGCGACGGTGTTAAGCATGGCGATTTGGACTCATCCCTGATCAAACCCGATAAACACTTGGATGTTCATATGGGCACTGACGGTCAGAATTTTAACTGTACCCGGTGCCACTCCACATCCGAACACCATATAGCCGGCCGGATTTACACCCGGCCTGCGGCTGAAAATAAAAAATCGTTAATTGAAGATGATCTCACCTCAAAGATCACCTGTGTTTCCTGCCACGGCAGGGAACCCCACCAGCACAATGCCAAGGCCAATGACCACACCGACCGGGTGGCCTGCCAGAGCTGCCATATTCCTAACTATGCCCGTATCAATCCCACCAAGATGAACTGGGACTGGTCTGTGGCGGGAAAAAAGAAAGACGGCAAACCCTATACCCTGAAGGATGAGCTGGGGAAACCCGCCTATGTTACCAAAAAAGGTGCATTCAAATGGGAAAAAAATGTGGTGCCCGAATACTTCTGGTACAATGGCTCCATTGACCATCTCACCTTGAAGGACACCATTGACCCGTCCGGCGAAGTGGTCATCAGCAAGCCGGCCGGTGACATGACCGATGAAACGTCACGCATCTTTCCGTTTAAGGTACACCGGGCGAAAATCCCCTATGATAAAATTAATAAAAAGCTTGTGGCTCCCCACCTGTTCCCCAAGGATAAAACAGATAAAGCCGCCTACTGGAAAGGGTTTGATTGGAATGCAGCAATCCGGTATGGTCAAGAATATTTAGACCTGCCCTATTCCGGCGAGTATGATTTTGTTGAAACCTCGTATGTGTTTCCCATCACCCATATGGTCGCTCCCAGGGACAATGTTCTTTCATGCACCGAATGCCATGTCAAAGATACCGGACGACTGGCGACCCTGACCGGCTTTTACATGCCCGGACGGGATCACTTTGCCATGATGGATTGGGCAGGATGGATCCTTGTGATCGGATCATTCGCAGGTGTCACCCTCCATGGTCTGGGACGTTTTTTTACCAGAAGCGGAAAACATTAA
- a CDS encoding acetyl-CoA hydrolase/transferase C-terminal domain-containing protein, which translates to MSTLEERVRCKELLSKVKTPEECIEFFKDDMDVGMSGFTPVGYPKVVPIALCDHVEKNNLQGKLRLNLFIGASVGAEVEDRMATLNMIDRRWPYQTGKNLGKAINKGQIRMGDKHLSMFPQDLKYGFYTKEKGGGLDMAVIEASAITEEGNIILSGAVGAAPEIIDVADKIIVEINTGLPSFEGMHDILLTDLPPFRKILPVTDLRQRIGTPWVPTDKSKIVAIVESKLPDNGRALRGTDDVAQAIADNIVDFFQAEVKAGRLPKNLLPLQSGVGSIANAVVGGLTASPFEGLTVFTEVLQDTFLPFLDSGKCEYINCTSLSLSNEAFVDWWKNFETYKKMVMMRPQQISNNPELIRRMGVIGMNTPLEFDIYAHANSTHASGTRMLNGIGGSGDFIRNAYISIMHCPACRATKVDEFGITGVVPKVPHVDHTEHDIDVLVTDQGLADLRGLAPIDRARVVIDKCAHPAYRDYMHDYVDRAIKATGGHHEPQLLDECYKMHTNFMENGTMRFWEK; encoded by the coding sequence ATGTCTACATTAGAGGAACGCGTACGTTGTAAAGAGTTGCTCAGCAAAGTAAAAACCCCTGAAGAGTGTATTGAGTTCTTTAAAGACGACATGGACGTCGGCATGTCCGGGTTTACGCCGGTCGGGTATCCGAAAGTTGTACCCATCGCATTGTGTGACCACGTTGAGAAAAACAACCTGCAAGGCAAATTAAGACTCAACCTGTTTATTGGTGCTTCTGTGGGTGCTGAAGTTGAAGACCGCATGGCCACACTGAACATGATTGATCGTCGTTGGCCCTACCAGACAGGTAAAAATCTTGGCAAAGCCATTAATAAAGGCCAGATCCGTATGGGTGACAAACACCTTTCAATGTTTCCCCAGGATTTGAAGTACGGCTTTTACACCAAGGAAAAAGGTGGCGGACTTGATATGGCAGTTATCGAAGCATCTGCCATTACCGAGGAAGGCAACATAATTCTGTCCGGTGCCGTTGGCGCTGCTCCCGAAATCATTGATGTCGCTGACAAAATTATTGTCGAAATTAATACTGGTCTGCCCTCTTTCGAAGGCATGCACGATATCCTTTTGACAGATTTGCCTCCATTCCGTAAAATCCTTCCGGTGACTGATCTGCGTCAGCGTATCGGTACACCCTGGGTTCCTACAGACAAGAGCAAAATCGTTGCCATTGTCGAATCCAAGCTGCCTGACAATGGTCGTGCGCTGCGTGGAACCGATGATGTTGCCCAGGCTATTGCCGACAACATCGTTGACTTTTTCCAGGCTGAAGTGAAGGCCGGCCGTCTGCCCAAGAACCTGTTGCCTCTGCAATCCGGCGTGGGCTCCATTGCCAATGCCGTTGTCGGTGGGTTGACAGCAAGTCCTTTTGAAGGTTTGACCGTTTTCACCGAGGTTCTCCAGGACACCTTCCTGCCCTTCCTTGATTCGGGCAAATGCGAGTACATCAACTGTACGTCACTGTCCCTGTCCAACGAGGCATTTGTTGATTGGTGGAAAAATTTCGAGACCTATAAAAAGATGGTTATGATGCGTCCCCAGCAGATTTCCAATAATCCGGAACTCATCCGCCGTATGGGCGTCATCGGCATGAATACACCCCTTGAATTTGATATATATGCACATGCCAACTCCACCCACGCAAGCGGTACCCGTATGTTGAACGGTATCGGCGGTTCCGGCGACTTTATACGCAACGCTTACATATCCATCATGCATTGCCCGGCTTGTCGTGCCACCAAGGTTGATGAATTCGGCATCACCGGTGTTGTCCCCAAGGTTCCCCACGTGGACCACACTGAGCATGATATTGATGTTCTGGTTACCGACCAGGGCCTGGCTGATCTGCGTGGCCTGGCACCAATTGATCGGGCCCGGGTAGTCATTGATAAGTGTGCACACCCTGCTTACAGAGATTATATGCATGATTACGTTGATCGCGCCATCAAGGCCACTGGTGGACACCATGAACCCCAGTTGTTGGATGAGTGCTACAAAATGCACACCAACTTTATGGAAAACGGCACCATGCGTTTCTGGGAAAAATAA
- a CDS encoding PAS domain S-box protein, protein MKISIRWAMVLGCLGLIWGMQILITSSTYISSQRMLAGHACDVMQNIADLTMTQSKNHLQLAQRAALLTKRLLASEVVGSQNQHYDVLERYFFDQLSLYAHFAGIYIGMPNGDFFYVNRSDVHSPGGYRTKIIDHLNGVKKVRLIWRNSAGSIVKTSEDPGDTYDPRQRPWYKKSFTERGIIWTDPYIFFSSQKPGITVAGPIFKANGQLQSVVGVDIEIDDLSTFISRLRIGKHGRAFMLNNNGDVVAFPDISKIKQYEGTAAHQFRMVKIDELDDELSRAAFHAVQWQRTETGLLKLDHSQFAKFTHNGEAYNTMFTQFADSNWPWMIGVYIPENDYLGVLKENRSLNIGITLVLSVIATLVGLQLFRSITRPLMGLEKEALAIKQHDLITSFNTRSIFKEIDETAAAFSQMKLSLQSSEKKYRRIFENIQDIYFECTIEGDILEISPSVEELICQDRKEIIGTRLMQFYKNADDHQRFLSEIFAVGSVSDWEITLKNEHGKIAYGSVTATLKRNAAGDAEKIIGSLRIITDRKKAELRLRRYQDQLEDLIAERTSDLQRSNEQLRNEIETRKEKEDALRRSEEKYRSIIENTNNGYYEVDLDGRLTFLNDSLAVILGYSVEELKGMDYSILLDAEGLRQTSEEPSDTYRSGVNGNLSRLTITRRDGDRRTVDVSTAPIFDNNGGKVGYRGVVLDISERLNAEAEKKKLQKRLHQIQRLEGIGTLAGGVAHDFNNLLMGIQGNLSLMMLRTESTEYNYKKLRSIESCVISGTKLTQQLLGFARGGKYMAKPLDCNQSVMETARMFARTCKDIQVEENIEHGLWAVIADKNQIEQVLLNIYINASQAMPDRGTVLIDAKNMVLDAAFCQAFDIQPGRYVCISITDTGVGIDPAIQARIFEPFFTTKGMGRGTGLGLASAYGIIKNHDGAIDFVSRPGKGTTFYIYLPASDGDAEAEPALSEIISKGTETLLLIDDEEVILQVGQPMLESLGYKVMSASDGKTALEIFRRLTGEIDLVILDVIMPGMSGSAIFDELKNINSQVQVLLASGHSLSGQAEDLLSRGCVGFIQKPFSLEQLSVKLRGIFDK, encoded by the coding sequence ATGAAAATATCTATAAGGTGGGCGATGGTTCTTGGTTGCCTTGGTCTCATCTGGGGGATGCAGATCCTGATTACTTCGTCCACCTACATTTCTTCCCAGCGGATGCTGGCCGGGCATGCCTGCGACGTAATGCAGAACATTGCAGACCTGACCATGACCCAATCCAAAAACCATCTCCAGCTGGCCCAAAGAGCAGCTCTTCTGACCAAACGCCTGCTGGCCTCCGAAGTGGTCGGAAGTCAAAATCAGCACTATGACGTTCTTGAACGTTATTTTTTTGATCAATTATCATTGTACGCCCATTTTGCCGGTATATATATCGGTATGCCCAATGGTGATTTTTTTTATGTCAACCGCAGTGATGTACATTCCCCCGGCGGATACCGGACCAAGATAATTGATCATCTAAATGGTGTAAAAAAAGTCCGGCTGATCTGGCGGAATTCGGCCGGCAGCATTGTTAAAACGTCTGAAGACCCCGGTGACACCTATGATCCACGGCAGCGTCCCTGGTATAAAAAATCCTTTACTGAACGGGGGATTATCTGGACGGACCCCTACATTTTCTTCTCATCACAAAAACCCGGAATTACGGTGGCAGGTCCAATTTTTAAAGCAAACGGGCAGTTACAGAGTGTTGTCGGTGTGGATATCGAGATCGATGACTTGTCCACCTTTATCAGTCGGTTACGGATCGGTAAGCATGGCCGTGCTTTTATGCTCAACAACAACGGAGATGTGGTGGCATTCCCTGACATTTCAAAAATTAAACAGTACGAAGGCACCGCAGCTCATCAATTCAGAATGGTTAAAATTGATGAACTGGACGATGAATTAAGCCGTGCGGCCTTTCATGCCGTCCAGTGGCAGCGGACAGAAACCGGACTGCTGAAGCTCGACCACTCCCAGTTTGCCAAGTTCACTCATAATGGCGAGGCATATAATACCATGTTCACCCAGTTTGCAGACTCAAACTGGCCCTGGATGATCGGCGTGTATATACCGGAAAATGACTATTTAGGCGTACTCAAGGAAAATCGGTCACTTAATATCGGGATTACCCTGGTCCTTTCGGTGATTGCCACCCTGGTGGGGTTGCAGTTGTTTCGCAGTATCACACGGCCTTTGATGGGCCTGGAAAAAGAGGCCCTTGCCATCAAGCAGCATGATTTAATCACCAGCTTCAATACACGTTCCATATTTAAAGAGATAGACGAAACCGCTGCTGCCTTTTCACAAATGAAGCTTTCCCTGCAAAGCAGTGAAAAAAAGTATCGCCGGATATTTGAAAATATTCAGGACATCTATTTTGAATGCACCATTGAAGGCGATATTCTCGAAATAAGTCCATCTGTAGAGGAGTTGATCTGTCAAGACCGCAAAGAGATTATCGGCACCAGGCTAATGCAGTTCTATAAAAATGCCGATGATCACCAACGGTTTCTATCCGAAATTTTTGCTGTCGGGTCTGTGAGTGACTGGGAAATTACGTTGAAAAACGAACACGGCAAAATCGCCTACGGCTCGGTTACGGCCACTTTGAAACGTAATGCCGCCGGTGATGCGGAAAAAATTATCGGTTCGCTGCGCATTATCACCGATAGAAAAAAAGCCGAGCTTAGACTGCGCCGGTACCAGGATCAGCTGGAGGATCTTATTGCGGAACGCACAAGTGATCTGCAGAGGAGCAATGAACAGCTGCGCAATGAAATTGAAACACGTAAAGAAAAGGAAGATGCGCTCAGACGCAGTGAAGAGAAGTACCGGTCCATCATAGAAAATACCAACAACGGTTATTATGAAGTGGACCTTGACGGTCGTCTGACCTTTTTGAACGATTCGTTGGCTGTAATTCTGGGATATTCGGTTGAAGAGCTTAAGGGGATGGATTATTCCATTTTGCTGGATGCCGAGGGCTTGCGGCAGACATCTGAAGAACCTTCTGATACGTATCGATCCGGAGTCAACGGTAATCTGTCACGTTTGACAATTACTCGCAGGGACGGTGACCGGCGGACCGTAGATGTTTCAACAGCCCCCATTTTTGATAACAATGGCGGAAAAGTTGGTTATCGTGGTGTTGTTTTGGATATCAGCGAACGGCTGAATGCCGAAGCAGAAAAGAAAAAGCTTCAAAAACGACTGCATCAAATCCAGCGTCTGGAGGGCATTGGAACCCTGGCCGGCGGTGTGGCCCACGATTTCAATAATTTGCTGATGGGTATTCAGGGTAATTTATCGTTGATGATGCTGAGGACCGAATCTACAGAGTATAATTACAAAAAATTGAGAAGTATCGAGTCCTGCGTCATCTCCGGAACCAAGCTTACCCAGCAGCTGCTCGGATTTGCACGGGGCGGCAAGTACATGGCCAAACCGTTGGATTGTAATCAAAGTGTCATGGAAACCGCCCGCATGTTCGCCCGCACGTGCAAAGATATCCAGGTTGAGGAAAATATAGAGCATGGTTTATGGGCGGTCATCGCTGATAAAAATCAGATTGAGCAGGTTCTGCTCAATATTTACATTAATGCATCGCAGGCCATGCCCGACCGAGGTACGGTCTTGATTGATGCCAAAAACATGGTCCTGGATGCCGCATTTTGTCAGGCATTCGACATTCAGCCGGGACGATATGTATGTATCTCAATTACGGATACCGGTGTCGGTATTGATCCTGCAATCCAGGCGCGCATATTTGAGCCGTTTTTTACCACCAAGGGAATGGGCCGCGGAACCGGCCTGGGCCTTGCCTCGGCCTATGGCATTATCAAGAATCATGACGGCGCCATTGATTTTGTCAGCCGGCCGGGCAAAGGAACCACGTTTTATATTTATCTGCCGGCTTCGGATGGCGATGCAGAAGCTGAACCGGCATTGTCCGAAATAATTTCAAAAGGTACTGAAACCCTTCTGCTTATTGATGATGAAGAGGTCATCCTGCAGGTGGGGCAACCCATGCTTGAATCTCTGGGGTACAAAGTGATGTCTGCATCGGACGGGAAAACAGCCTTGGAAATTTTTCGTCGGTTGACCGGGGAAATTGACTTGGTAATCCTGGATGTGATCATGCCGGGAATGAGCGGCAGTGCAATTTTTGACGAGTTGAAAAATATCAATTCCCAGGTCCAGGTGCTGCTCGCCAGTGGACACAGCCTCAGCGGACAGGCTGAAGACCTCCTGTCGCGGGGATGCGTCGGCTTCATCCAGAAACCATTCTCCCTGGAGCAACTAAGTGTCAAGTTGCGCGGCATATTTGATAAGTAA